CTAAAtggacacattcctcatttattttttgtctggttgctattcttttttaatttgtatggtTTAAGATTTTCATTACCTTTCAAATTACAGACTACAAGGAGAATTGCAGTCAAGATTGTGACATTCAACTCCAAACTTAAAGAACTGAAGAAACTACagctttattggtaattttaaattGCAAGATAAGCACGTTCCTTCCTTCCCCcttatttaatttctataaTGTAAGCAATACATCAGGCAGTATTCCCTGTAGAATGTCTTGAGATACATACTAATTAACCAAGTTTGAATATGGGACAGAACCTCAACAACACAAAATAcccaaatacatatataatggcAAACAAATCATCTTCAACAATACACCCCCGGGGGGGCCACTTCAAACTTTTTTAGGTAGGGGTGAGCAGCTGAGACATCAAGTaccccacccttttcatatattttgtttatcaaaaatatataccttgtcatttattaatgaacaaaaaacagacctatagatatatttggatatttttcatCTTCTGATACATGTTTACCAAAATTTTGAGGTCCCGCTCATTTTACGTTTTTGTTTAGAAGCAACGCAGTCGCAATAATCACACATTGCTTTTCCAATAAATTCTTCACTTTTCTTTTTGCCAGTGCTATTTGTCCCTTTTATAACTTTAATTAtgaagaaatttaaatttgaaaagacaatAGATAATGTTTTATCAGATAATTGTAGTAACACTTCAGATAGTATCACTTTTACTGAGtttacattaattaaaaattcttaaagggttccgcggaacccagtgtctcgcctacttatGCTGttaattgcaggctcaacaaaagaggaataaaatcaataaaaatattcctcttgatactatcttatgattctaagaagcttctgtccaagtttggtaaaaatacagtatgttttgaaaactttaactgcagattgTCTGTAATgtaaactggaagaaaaactaagtccatttataagtaaaatacagatacacaggtacaaaattttttacaaaattttcttatagatactagcttttgatcataaacaagattctgtccaagttttgtacaggtccaaaatagtataagaaagttattaaaattttaaaaactttaaccacagagtgaatgcgTTGTTTTCTTGCAGAAAATCTatgtccatttaaaagtaaaatgcacaaaaaaatggatttatttgttaacaaaatttacttctggatactatgttatgatcataaacaagctattgtctaagtttggtacaaacccaggatagttttaagaaagttattaaaatttcaaaaactttaaccacagagtgaatgttgtttcctggcagaaaaactaagtccattttaaagaaaaatatggaaaaaatggaattttatttttccaaaatttcctTCTTGATACTatattatgatcataaacaagcttctgtataagtttggtacaaatacagtatagtttaagaaagttattaaaatttcaaaaactttaaccacagagtgaatgtaatgtttcctggcagaaaaactaagtccatttataagtaaaatacggaaaaaatggaattctattttcacaaaatttacttctgcaCACTATGttatgaacataaacaagcttctgtccaagtttggtagaaatccagtttagtttaagaaagttattaaaatttcaaaaactttaaccacagagtgaatatttgttgacgacgccgacggaatgtaggatcgctatgtctcgctttttcgactaaagtcgaaggctcgacaaaaactgatttgtCGTTCCAGCTTGAAGGATGCTGACACTATGCTATGGAATTTCTTCTAATGtttcatgtacaaaatgtatgcaAACCTTTCAATGTTAATGAGGTGGAAATGTCAAAATGATTGGATTTATTGCTCCTATATCTAACCTCAGTGGAAATACCACATTGAATAAATAGAGTTTAATTGGTTTGACAAATAGTTGATGCATTTACGACTGTGGTTTAACCCCATTAGAAATAAACAGGAACATTTTATTAGTTTcagatacttataatatatatccagcaagtgataatatcaacctattgatatatttaatctgaatttctcacccttttcatatatcatgAAGCATGAAATAGTGACCTATTCCAGCGGCTCATCCCTACCAGTCATTACATAGGAAGTGGCCCCCCCGAGAATACACCAGTGTCTGCAATGTATCAAGCTGGTCATGAATCATCTAAATTGTCAACCCCAATCCTTtccttgaaattaaattttaaaaccttaaGAGTACAACACAAATAACCTAAAGACATCCATAGAAAGGAAAGCATTATTTAACAATTATGAGGAGCTGTTATAGGTCACTGCATAATTCAAGCTTCGTGGTCAATGTCTATATATATGATAAGGTCAAAATGTCTTGATCAAAGTGATGAaacaattaaggtggtacctaacactacagggagataactctataaaatcaggtaaacgttttaatgacgttgtgttgtttagggaatattaagcttctcaaagatcaaaattagtgtttttcaaattgctatataaccagtgtaatttttctgacaaaatggttggttcaaaatgttttatatttttatatttttgtttaagtgtcaaagtaaatactttgacaaaattttatgaaaattaaacgagctaaatttattttagtgaaagtgttgggtatcACCTTAAGTATCTCAAGAAAACTAATCAGATGTTTTTGTGAAGCCTatcaacttttagaaaaagtgaTCCTACGTGCTAGTGGcagcgtccacaaatattcactctgtggttaaagtttttaaaatttcaatcacTTTCTCAACTATcttggatttctaccaaactagGACAAAAGCTTGATTTTGATCAGAAGATGGTATATAGAAgtaaataaattttgaagaaaaaaaatatatccttttttcctctttttaacttatatatgaacttagtttgtttttttcctctttttaacttatatatgaacttagtttttctgccattAAAAACATTCCactgtggttaaagtttataaaattttaataagttactttcttaaactattcaggatttctaccaaactggGACAGAAGCTAATGTTATAATCAAACTCTAGTAGAGTGGGATGCTCATATTTCCTGGGGACACAATTTCgtgattttatgattttgaggtgtaaaaacttcaaaggatggcttaaatgaaagaaatatgctagtaaattatatttttataacaataacaaatattataatttttaaactttgacaaatttcaGCACTTACCGCAACAGACTAGGATTTTCGGCATATTTCCTGAATGAAAAACAtgatttcaaagaaatatttctaAGTGATTCTTTGACTGATTGCCCTCTAAATTTCAGTTCTTTACACTTTTAActtgataaatattgtttaaaaaaaacatgagtgAAATCATTACATATATTGGTTACCTCCAAACCTAAGGATATGGCATTGttcaaacaataatataacttctaactttttttatacaaatgaggccgttagttttcttgtttgaattgttttacattgtcatatcggtgCGTTTAATCGCTGACTATGCGGCataggctttgttcattgttgaaggccgtacggtgacctacagttgttaatgtctgtcattttggtctcttttggacagttgtctcattggcaatcataccacatcttctttttatatatagtaacatcatgcatttataaatattttgattttttttgggtaCGGTTTTCTGTGTCTGCAGTAAAAATTGGTATGGTTGGAACCTTACAACTGTACTGTGTGCTACTCCAGTGTAACACATGTTattgattttgctttttcagaGACGAGAAGTCTGCAAGTACAGCACTGAAAATTTAGGGAGAAAATAATCATATAGGTAAAATATGTagtatttataatatatcttgATTATGTGGGTAATATGTAAttgcattaaatattttttagaaaaatcaaaatcataagtTGAAGAGACTATAAACATCaacattataacaaaaaaacaaacatgaaagAACAAAACACTAAAtggatatgaaaaaaatgagcAACATGAACTCCATCTAAAATAAGTCAGATGCAGATCCAGAAGTTTAAAAAGGCAATCTTTGGAGAAACAGGTTATGAAATGTGCATTAACCATAAACATAGCTCATTAAGGGGTATACACCCCAACCAGAAATTCTTCTCTGCAAGTGGTAAACTCTGATGCTGTCAGAAGTGTTTCCCTTATTACAACCAACATTTTTACACCAATGATAGGGGATTTATTtcaccgagggtatcacaagcccagtagtcagcactttttgtgctgacattaATTGTCactgatatggttatatttataaatttactgtttacaaaattaagaattgtttaaaatactagggcttttctacctcaggcatagattaccttagctgtatttggcaacgcTTTTTGGAATAGTGGTCCtaaaagctcttcaacttcgtactttatttggtggTTTTTACCTTTTGGGTttcgagcgtcaatgatgagtcttttgtagacaaaaggcgtgtctggcgtatatacaaattttagtccttgaatttatgatgagtttatatttcatacaataaatggaaataattttatagtaGAATGTTTTTACCTTACCCTAgcacatgttttatttcatgttttaccAATGTAACATGTAAATTCTCTCATCCTTAAACACAACtggaaaagttaaatataaaaaaacctgGTAGATTTATTACTGACCATAAATTGTCAAAACAGgtgttgaaaagtaaaatataacaaaaaacaaataaataaaaaaaatgaagaaaagtaaCACAAACCCAATGAAAACAATTTGGGAAACTGTAGTGATTATAAAAGAGTTATGTGGTATACATCAATGAGGCACCACCCAGGTgaaataactaaaatataaaagattaaaattgttttacaagatttttatctttttaaatcttaaactgTTTACTGTGGATTGCTAATTTTTTGGTTCCTAGAAATCTGATCATTGTAATTTGTCGCATAGATGTGCCTGCATTCAATAAAAAGTTGATGACAAAGTAATGTGTGTAGACTTTTGCAGTCCCAAAGCTCTTTTAAGATATAAACTAGATAAAATAGAGAAGCATCATTAGCAATAAATTCAGAAAGAATTACAtgaattttatttgcatttcatAATTTCACTAATATTTGCATCAATCCTACTGACAataatgtgtgaacaaaacaaacagacataataggtaaaaatgtcaaaaaattgtGGTACAGCAATCAACATGTATTAAAATCttaatcactaaaaaaaaaaaaaaaatatgtatcaaagaagcacaaaatggcatatagaccAAGCATATAAGCAAATATGAAAGTCAAGAATGCGAAACATATcttaaacaataacataatgacaggatgtacaagtaccacAATTGTCTTAAtcgtaataaaaacaaacaaacaagcacAAAAAGGCTTATCTCAAATTTAACAACCTTGTTCGTTGCTTTCTTACTTTTTGattttatgtatgtatgttgaaTCCATCCATTAATGAAatcaaaactatatatatttaaaatatttttatatgaaacttGAATATAGAAGCTTATCTGAACAAAACAACAGCACCCATAGAaagttttaatgaatatttaagtGTTGGTTTTTTCtctgataaatgtatttttttctgcagATAGCATTTAGGTGCAATCTTGATTATTTAAACACCATTTACTTAGTCGAACATTTACAGAATTTTGTGAGACTGACATATGAATTAGatttgatatgattgccaatgagacaactcttcaccatATTGAAAGAACATCTGAAGAAAAGTTTGGTTTTTTTAGTTGCCATTATTTGACTGATAATTCAACATCATTTTTTGTCAGTTAAAATTACACTTTAACATTTAACAGAAGCAATCGAATTGAGACCAGGCTTTATGGAACACTTTAGAAATGTATGTAGCCAGCAACACTACACTTCTTAAAATTAATCATGCAATCAATATTTATGTTGAGAAATATTCACCCTGACTGCAACAGTATAAACACAATACATGATAATTCATTCCTTTTTCAGAATTCAAGATGTCAGTTATAATTCGTCTCCAGAATTTACCATGGTCTGCAAGTGCCATGGATATACGCCAGTTCTTCAAGGGCCTCAACATACCCCCAGGAGGTGTTCACATCATAGGGGGAGAAAAAGGTGATGCTTTTATTGCTTTTGTTAGTGATGAGGATGCAAGAAAAGCAATGATGATGAATAATGGCTATGTTGATACAAATTGTGTACAGCTGTTTCTCAGTAGTAAATCAGAAATGCAGAATGTTATTGGTGAGGCAAGGAATCAAAGTGCTCCAGCAGCAATTGAGCAAACAACACCgccacaaacacatcaaacgccACCTCAGCCATATATGGCTTCAGAATATGGTaaaccaacagacaaacaagTTTATCCACCACAAGACAGACAAGCTCCAGAATTAGAAAGAGGATATGATAGACAAAGCCAATCATACTCACATAATGTTATGCCTGTAGGACCACAGTTTGACAGACCAGATCAACATCAGGGGCATTATGATGATCATTTAGGAAGATACCCAGACAGAACAGCAGCACCTCAAAATGTTCAAGAACAGCTTCCATACAATAGAGACTGCCAACCAACAGAGAGGTATGGTCAGCCTCTAGAAAGAAGATATCCAACTGGGGATACTCCAAAAGATTCATACTCTCAGCCAACAGCCAATGGTGATTATGACCGTCACAGTTCCCATTCACAAGAATCTGTAGCAGATGTAGCCAGGTATGGACAACAGCCTGACAGATATGCAAAAGATAGATTTCCAGACCGATATCCACCACAGAGCAGAGATGGCTATCAAGAGAGATATCCTCCAGCAGTTAGAGAGGCATTTCCTGATAGGTTTCAACCTAGATCAGATCGTGGTTCATCTGTTGAGAGTAGAACAAGCTATCCACCACCTATTGAATTGGATGAGAATAGTCGATCAAGTTCCAGAGGCCAAGATGTTATTTCCCCAAGATTGCAAGAAAGAAAAAGTGATACAGAAAAAGTTCCACTATATCCACCATATCCTCAACAGCAACCATGGGAAACACTAAGACAGGACCCACAGTCAAAGCCACCATTGGAACCAGGACCACCTGCACCTGGGAATCTTCAGAATGATCCTCGGAGACCATGGGATCCATTCCAGGTTCCAACTTCAAGACAAGAGGGTAGTTCAGATGTATATCCTCCAGACCCAACTAGGTTCATACCACCAGATAGACAAACTCAACTTCCAGTTAGTGGATTAGAAAGAGACCGAAGCTTTGATAGAAGACCTGGTTATGAGGATATAAGGGAAACACTTCCATCACATGAGAGAAATCTACAGCTAAGTGAAAGAACTCCCCCTGGTTTTGACAGACATCATTTAAATCGTGACAATGATCCTCGTGATCAATTTGGGTACAGAGGAGATGGTTCTCAGAGAAGACATGGACTTGGACCTTCATCAGATTGGAATCAGGGAATAGATCATCGATCTTCGCCAGCTCAAAGACCACCATCTGGTTTATTAGAAACACCagatctaaataaaataatacctGAAATAAATCAGTATGAGGACAGTGATAGCAGAATGCATATTGGAAAAGTTGAAGACAAATTAGACGACAAAGGAAATGTTGATGAGAATGAGCCTCCACCTTTTTGGAATCCAGAGTTTGATAAAAAAGTAAATCCAGACTTTAATCACCCTCCTCCAAATTTTAGTATCCCTCCATCCATCAGAAATGAAAATAGAGGAATCCCATATGGTGCCTCAAGAGATGGTTTCAGACAACCAGACAAGGAAGTATATGGGTATCCACTTGGACCACCCCCAACTGATACAAATGAAAGGCCACTAGCTGCAGATGCATATGAAAGACCACCACCCAGAGATGCAAATGAAAGACATCCACTTAGAGATGCTTATGAAAGACTTCCACCAAGAGATTCTTATGATGCACACGAAAGACCACTACCGAGAGATCTTCATGAAAGACCACCACCAAGAGATCTTCATGAAAGACCACCACCAAGAGATCTTCATGAAAGACCACCACCAAGGGATCCATTTGAAAGGCCACCCCCAAGAGATCCACATGAAAGACCACCACCAAGGGATGCTTTTGAAAGGCCAACCCCAAGAGATCAATATGAAAGACCATCTCTCAGAGATCAATATGAAAGGCCACCCCCAAGAGATCAGTATGATAGGCCACCTCCATCAGGAACATTTGATAGACCAACTCCATCTGAAATATTTGATAGATCAGTTCCATCCGGCCAATTTGACAGACCACCACTTGGGTTTCCAGATAGACCTCCATATAGAGAAAGACCACCACCTTTGAGTGATGGACCGCCACATTACGACAATAAGCCTCCGCTAATTGAGAGACAATATGATCATCCAACTTATGGAGTTGATGCAAGACCTCCATCAGATGACCACTTTCTAAGAAAAGGACCATTTggttataatgataaaattcaaCCAACATTTGACCAGAAAACTGGCAGACCATCTGTGCAGTATGATGCAAAGCCAGCTGCTGAAACAAGTGGTGGTTCTCCAATGGATATAGTGGATGATCAAGAAGAGAATAAAAGTGAGGATTACCCACAACCTAGAGGTTTCCAAAATCCACCAGTAAGAGCTCCATTTTCCAACCTGCCAAGTTTCGACCCAAGATTTCCAAATAGACCTCCACCTGCCAGGCTACCAGATATCAGACACCCACCTCCAAGACTTGGAGTTCCAGGTTTTTCACAGCCACCATTTAACAGACCTTTAAGAATAAATGAAAGCATTCCAGTAAGTGCAAATCAGCCAAGACCTAATACCCCATTTACATCTATAGGAACACCAGGCAATACTGTTCAGCCACTTATACCAGGACTCGTAGGTGTATCAGATCCACGTCAAAATCAACCTATACAAAGGCCACTAATTGATGATTCAAGAAACAAGTCTGATGATCTGATTGACAATAGAAATAGGAGACCTCAGGACACTGACAAAAGAGGAGAGGAGACTAAAATCCCATCAAGACTGAATGATAGGCCATCAGATGTAGATTCAAGAAATCCAAGAAGTACAGGAAGAGAGGTTAAACAAGATGTTGATACTAGACAACGCCGCGATGAAGATATGAAAAGAGATGATGAAAGAAGAGATAGAGATAGGGAAAGAGATCCTGATCGCAGGCGTGACATAGATCGTTATAGTAGGGATGATAGAAGCAGATCAGAAGTTGATAGAAGACGTTCTGATAACGATAGGAGAGATGATCGTGTCAGAGACCGAAGTAGAGACTATGACAGATCAAGAGATTATGATAGGCCTAGAGATTATAATAGATCTAGAACCGCAGACAGGGATAGAGACAGTAGATACAGGGATGATAGGGACAGTCGCAAATCTCCACGAGATAGTCGAGACAAAAAAGTAGACGAGTTCGGAAGAGAAAAGCGTTTTGAGGATAGAGATGCAAAAAGGGAAAATGAATCAAGAACAACTCCAAGCAAAACAAGTCAGCTACCTAAATCAGATATAAGCACTGCACCTAAACAAACTCCTGTTTCTCAAAGTAGTGTAAGTAAGTCTTCAATTCCACCAACAACGGTGTCTTTGCAATCTATTCCTGTACCACCAAAGATTCCTAACACCCAAAGTACTTCACCGAGTTTTAAAACATCATCATTTTCAAATCTACCTGTGTCTAAAGATGCTGTAGTAGATAACAGATCTGTTTCAAATGCACCAGTTTCATTTAGTATTGCTAAAAGTCCTGCATCAGCTGCAAGTAGTACAACGTTACAAAACTTACCAAAAAATAGTGCCTCAACAGTGACTGCGCCTAAACCACTTCTGAGTACATCTATACCAAGCCCACGATCTTTAATGAGTACAAACATAAACAGCGGGAGACAAAGTAGGTTTGACACTTCAACTCAACCAGGAATATTAGGAGCAGCTCCCCCAGGTGTAAGACCTGTAAGACCAACACTGAATGCACCGATAATGCC
This is a stretch of genomic DNA from Mytilus trossulus isolate FHL-02 chromosome 6, PNRI_Mtr1.1.1.hap1, whole genome shotgun sequence. It encodes these proteins:
- the LOC134721746 gene encoding uncharacterized protein LOC134721746, producing the protein MSVIIRLQNLPWSASAMDIRQFFKGLNIPPGGVHIIGGEKGDAFIAFVSDEDARKAMMMNNGYVDTNCVQLFLSSKSEMQNVIGEARNQSAPAAIEQTTPPQTHQTPPQPYMASEYGKPTDKQVYPPQDRQAPELERGYDRQSQSYSHNVMPVGPQFDRPDQHQGHYDDHLGRYPDRTAAPQNVQEQLPYNRDCQPTERYGQPLERRYPTGDTPKDSYSQPTANGDYDRHSSHSQESVADVARYGQQPDRYAKDRFPDRYPPQSRDGYQERYPPAVREAFPDRFQPRSDRGSSVESRTSYPPPIELDENSRSSSRGQDVISPRLQERKSDTEKVPLYPPYPQQQPWETLRQDPQSKPPLEPGPPAPGNLQNDPRRPWDPFQVPTSRQEGSSDVYPPDPTRFIPPDRQTQLPVSGLERDRSFDRRPGYEDIRETLPSHERNLQLSERTPPGFDRHHLNRDNDPRDQFGYRGDGSQRRHGLGPSSDWNQGIDHRSSPAQRPPSGLLETPDLNKIIPEINQYEDSDSRMHIGKVEDKLDDKGNVDENEPPPFWNPEFDKKVNPDFNHPPPNFSIPPSIRNENRGIPYGASRDGFRQPDKEVYGYPLGPPPTDTNERPLAADAYERPPPRDANERHPLRDAYERLPPRDSYDAHERPLPRDLHERPPPRDLHERPPPRDLHERPPPRDPFERPPPRDPHERPPPRDAFERPTPRDQYERPSLRDQYERPPPRDQYDRPPPSGTFDRPTPSEIFDRSVPSGQFDRPPLGFPDRPPYRERPPPLSDGPPHYDNKPPLIERQYDHPTYGVDARPPSDDHFLRKGPFGYNDKIQPTFDQKTGRPSVQYDAKPAAETSGGSPMDIVDDQEENKSEDYPQPRGFQNPPVRAPFSNLPSFDPRFPNRPPPARLPDIRHPPPRLGVPGFSQPPFNRPLRINESIPVSANQPRPNTPFTSIGTPGNTVQPLIPGLVGVSDPRQNQPIQRPLIDDSRNKSDDLIDNRNRRPQDTDKRGEETKIPSRLNDRPSDVDSRNPRSTGREVKQDVDTRQRRDEDMKRDDERRDRDRERDPDRRRDIDRYSRDDRSRSEVDRRRSDNDRRDDRVRDRSRDYDRSRDYDRPRDYNRSRTADRDRDSRYRDDRDSRKSPRDSRDKKVDEFGREKRFEDRDAKRENESRTTPSKTSQLPKSDISTAPKQTPVSQSSVSKSSIPPTTVSLQSIPVPPKIPNTQSTSPSFKTSSFSNLPVSKDAVVDNRSVSNAPVSFSIAKSPASAASSTTLQNLPKNSASTVTAPKPLLSTSIPSPRSLMSTNINSGRQSRFDTSTQPGILGAAPPGVRPVRPTLNAPIMPRKAANDWEQRPKVPLLPDTPRPQSAGTKAFTDTPKPSSKFTDSSRPPLSVPPLKSSPSAKIDAADPKGLKRQYRQTMPSLSIVVKNLPTNAGYRDVRKFFQGCEIPWDGLKMINDEEGKRIGVAYINFCSSQAYFEAIERNKKKLNDNVIEVKSCPQEEYDKQEDSFMPSKDNEAKKPKIVEAPKTSPAKTIPKENIVQVKGWATSVNKEDLQKFFKDLKIAENGSAIYIEHDPQRRPTGMAMVKFDNESDFNKALTLDLKQLAGKTVHIKSVSQKDLDNLKEELKKTSTPLIPSVPQLIPSGNKDVKAAGDAPKCDYTCVHLKGLPPYVALPDLQFSFFSGLEVGNRGIHLVLDSNGKSLGEAFAEFINESVCARALLKDNEVFMRKPVTVKPIQKSEMIDMLRMIKQPAGRANTGPQFGRRSTYYVKTENWPFTISIREVLNFFQGFNPIQETVRVQIGNDMQGSAAMVGFRSQEDAERAVNSLNKQYYRQRQIRMEPAHM